Proteins from a genomic interval of Puniceicoccaceae bacterium:
- a CDS encoding circularly permuted type 2 ATP-grasp protein: MNLDHYQTDAFYDEMFESQGVPRPHYRNLLERLSELSTEAFHQKRESVDLSFLRQGITFTVYGEEEGTEKIFPFDLIPRIIPNSEWEHLKKGLEQRIIALNLFLHDIYHEQQIIRDGVIPKHYILSARHYRPEFQNIKVLKDIYIHICGTDMIRDENGEYLVLEDNARSPSGVSYMLENRQALKRAFPNFFPRAGVRSNLDYPAHLLSVLQHIAPESASDTPVIALLTPGVYNSAYFEHCFLARQMGIHIVEGRDLVVQNHKVFMRTISGLQQVDVLYRRIDDDFLDPTVFRPDSVLGVPGLVEAYRRGNVGLANCIGTGVADDKVIYAFVPAIIRYYLDQDPILNNVETWIPAEGNNLDYVLTNMSKLVVKAANESGGYGMLIGPQASRSEIESFRERVKKDPRNFIAQTPISLSRHPTWCGDRFEGRHIDLRPYVLYGDKVRITPGGLTRVALKKGSLVVNSSQGGGSKDTWVLYGDS, from the coding sequence ATGAATCTTGATCACTACCAAACCGACGCGTTTTATGACGAGATGTTTGAATCCCAGGGGGTTCCCCGCCCGCACTATCGAAACTTGCTCGAACGCCTGAGTGAACTCTCGACCGAAGCCTTTCACCAGAAGCGGGAATCCGTCGACCTGTCCTTTCTGCGGCAGGGGATCACTTTCACCGTTTACGGGGAAGAGGAGGGAACTGAAAAGATTTTCCCGTTTGATTTGATCCCCCGCATCATTCCCAACTCCGAGTGGGAACACCTCAAGAAAGGACTCGAACAGCGCATCATCGCGCTCAATCTTTTCCTTCATGACATCTATCATGAACAGCAGATCATCCGCGATGGAGTGATCCCCAAGCACTACATTCTTTCCGCACGCCACTATCGCCCCGAGTTCCAGAATATCAAGGTGCTCAAAGACATTTACATCCACATCTGCGGAACTGACATGATTCGGGATGAGAACGGGGAATACCTCGTGCTTGAGGATAACGCACGCTCTCCGTCAGGAGTTTCCTACATGCTCGAAAACCGCCAGGCACTCAAACGCGCCTTCCCCAATTTTTTCCCGCGAGCCGGCGTGCGCAGCAATCTCGATTATCCCGCCCATCTGCTCTCTGTTCTGCAACACATTGCTCCAGAATCCGCATCGGATACCCCGGTGATCGCCCTGCTCACTCCGGGAGTCTACAACAGTGCGTATTTTGAACACTGCTTCCTCGCCAGGCAAATGGGCATCCATATTGTCGAAGGACGAGATCTGGTCGTGCAAAATCACAAGGTCTTCATGCGCACCATCTCGGGGCTTCAGCAGGTGGATGTGCTCTACCGGCGCATCGACGATGATTTTCTGGATCCAACCGTCTTTCGCCCCGACTCCGTGCTCGGAGTTCCCGGTCTGGTAGAAGCCTACCGCCGAGGAAACGTGGGTCTGGCAAACTGCATCGGAACAGGCGTTGCCGACGACAAGGTCATCTACGCTTTCGTGCCTGCAATCATCCGCTACTACCTCGATCAGGATCCCATCCTCAACAACGTGGAGACCTGGATCCCCGCTGAGGGGAACAATCTGGACTATGTGCTCACAAACATGTCGAAGCTCGTGGTTAAGGCGGCCAACGAATCCGGCGGTTACGGCATGCTCATCGGTCCCCAAGCTTCCCGCAGCGAGATCGAATCCTTTCGGGAGCGGGTTAAAAAAGATCCGCGCAATTTCATCGCCCAAACCCCCATTTCACTCTCACGCCACCCGACCTGGTGTGGGGATCGCTTCGAAGGTCGTCACATCGACCTTCGTCCCTATGTGCTCTATGGAGACAAGGTCCGGATCACCCCTGGAGGGCTAACCCGGGTAGCACTCAAAAAGGGTTCACTCGTTGTCAACTCCTCCCAGGGCGGAGGCAGCAAGGACACCTGGGTGCTCTATGGTGACTCCTGA